A window of the Isosphaera pallida ATCC 43644 genome harbors these coding sequences:
- a CDS encoding proton-conducting transporter transmembrane domain-containing protein, with product MSDWEDGDRASLGWDHGPRLALLVGLTLVSAAALVGQLITPGAWSGFGITLDPLSAMLTLLVSGIGTVTLVYSVRYLEGHPARRRFLRLLTFTVVSAYILMCSTHLVLLFVAWAATSLGLHGLLTIDPRRREAIRPARKKFLISRLGDLALVGAIALIYQSAGTFDLNQVLAHVGTIPASEMGPIAMLVAIAALTKSAQFPFHSWLPETMEAPTPVSALMHAGIINAGGALVIRFAPLIARVPEALLLLSVVGTLTLTLGMLTMWAQVKIKRILAWSTVSQMGFMMIQCGLGAFPAAALHIVGHGCYKAWSFLRCGEVPRSTSSNGIGTIAPGRALALVSLGTLAALPGLTFASWLIAFSWWDAPGELALGMIVALSCGQLWVSWLGGTTAGFNRSRLLMVREVFTTMGLTLALCVCALGLYRGATLYLTPTLGPIAPATGPLAWIAAGLPVAAMVALTVIHALLPVIGRASLGRAFHVHALNGFYWGAVADRVVDALCGSPRCSSPPSSPIPSITSEARRASFR from the coding sequence ATGAGCGATTGGGAGGATGGGGACAGAGCAAGTTTGGGCTGGGATCATGGTCCGCGACTGGCGTTGCTGGTGGGACTGACGTTGGTTTCCGCCGCGGCGTTGGTTGGGCAACTGATCACGCCGGGGGCGTGGTCGGGGTTTGGGATCACGCTGGACCCACTTTCGGCGATGCTGACTCTGCTCGTATCCGGAATTGGCACGGTGACCTTGGTGTACTCCGTGCGTTATTTGGAGGGGCACCCGGCGCGTCGGCGGTTCCTGCGGTTGTTGACCTTCACAGTTGTTTCCGCTTACATCTTGATGTGTTCTACTCACCTTGTGTTGCTCTTTGTAGCCTGGGCAGCGACCAGTCTGGGGCTGCATGGCCTGCTGACCATTGACCCTCGACGGCGTGAGGCGATTCGTCCGGCGCGTAAGAAGTTCCTGATTAGTCGCCTGGGGGATCTGGCGTTGGTTGGAGCGATCGCGCTGATTTACCAAAGCGCGGGCACGTTCGACCTGAATCAGGTACTGGCTCATGTCGGGACGATCCCTGCGTCGGAGATGGGACCAATCGCCATGTTGGTGGCGATCGCAGCGCTGACCAAGTCGGCGCAGTTTCCCTTCCACAGCTGGCTACCCGAAACGATGGAGGCCCCGACTCCAGTTTCGGCGTTGATGCATGCGGGGATCATCAATGCTGGGGGCGCGTTGGTCATTCGGTTTGCGCCGTTGATCGCACGAGTTCCTGAGGCGTTGCTGCTCCTGAGCGTGGTGGGCACCCTCACGTTGACCTTGGGAATGCTCACCATGTGGGCGCAGGTGAAGATCAAACGAATCCTCGCGTGGTCCACGGTGAGCCAGATGGGATTCATGATGATCCAGTGCGGCTTGGGGGCGTTTCCCGCTGCAGCGTTGCACATCGTCGGCCACGGCTGCTACAAGGCGTGGAGCTTCCTGCGTTGCGGCGAGGTTCCGCGGTCCACGTCGTCCAACGGCATTGGGACGATCGCGCCGGGTCGGGCGTTGGCGCTGGTGAGCTTGGGGACGCTGGCGGCTCTGCCGGGGTTGACGTTCGCCTCCTGGTTGATCGCGTTTTCATGGTGGGACGCGCCAGGTGAACTGGCTTTAGGGATGATCGTGGCGTTGTCCTGCGGGCAGCTTTGGGTCTCTTGGCTGGGGGGCACGACAGCGGGGTTCAACCGAAGCCGGCTCCTCATGGTTCGAGAGGTGTTCACAACGATGGGTTTGACGCTAGCGCTTTGCGTCTGCGCGTTGGGACTCTACCGAGGCGCGACCCTGTACTTGACGCCGACCCTCGGTCCGATCGCGCCTGCCACGGGACCCCTAGCCTGGATCGCCGCCGGATTGCCGGTGGCCGCGATGGTCGCGTTGACGGTGATCCACGCCCTGTTGCCGGTCATCGGTCGGGCCTCGTTGGGTCGCGCGTTCCATGTTCATGCCCTCAACGGTTTCTACTGGGGTGCGGTGGCCGACCGCGTGGTGGACGCCCTTTGCGGCTCTCCCCGTTGTTCCTCCCCTCCATCCTCGCCCATTCCTTCCATCACGTCGGAGGCTCGCCGTGCATCATTTCGTTGA
- a CDS encoding FAD-binding oxidoreductase, whose protein sequence is MSEPDQSFLPRQDDLDLPILGDGLRAFHCERPHDLDALKEAARRCAEAETPIFPQGGATALDYGNPPARSGAAFDLTGLHRVIDYPAADLTITVEAGLTLHALARVLAAENQWLPLDVPEADRATVGGLYATNFYGPRRYGWGRPRDAIIGVGFVNTRGQFIQGGGRVVKNVAGYDFPKLMTGAVGTLGILAQITLKLRPRPESNALVWVVLPNAATAERRLTELNLSQARPTAIELLNASAARQIALLLDLPAPAQDDPQALALVVGVEDNADSVTWQLDRLVDELSRTDSESATNQRPDVATLRDDRAGPLWSILTELTAAPLAPAPGLNEGAPLPETPAVSLAANLVPSRVAELVSRFDPRRWMVQAHAGDGLVRAHLIAPEPLEVVQHDVEQARRFAVEAKGNLILPRCPTAWKPTLNVWGAPRPDWAIARQIKQALDPHHLLNPGRFIDQI, encoded by the coding sequence GTGAGCGAGCCGGACCAATCGTTCCTCCCCCGCCAGGATGATCTGGATTTGCCGATCTTAGGCGACGGCCTGCGAGCCTTCCATTGCGAGCGTCCCCACGACCTCGACGCCCTCAAGGAGGCCGCGCGGCGTTGTGCCGAGGCCGAAACGCCGATCTTTCCCCAAGGCGGCGCGACGGCGCTGGATTACGGCAACCCGCCCGCCCGCTCGGGCGCGGCGTTCGACCTGACCGGACTCCACCGGGTCATCGACTACCCCGCGGCCGATTTGACCATCACCGTCGAAGCCGGGCTGACCCTGCACGCCCTGGCCCGAGTGCTGGCCGCCGAAAACCAGTGGCTGCCCCTGGACGTGCCCGAGGCCGACCGCGCTACGGTGGGCGGTCTGTACGCCACCAACTTTTACGGACCGCGACGCTACGGCTGGGGACGGCCCCGCGACGCGATCATCGGCGTCGGCTTCGTCAACACCCGGGGACAATTCATCCAGGGCGGGGGCCGGGTCGTCAAAAACGTGGCGGGCTACGACTTCCCCAAACTTATGACCGGCGCGGTTGGCACTTTGGGGATTCTCGCCCAAATCACCCTCAAGCTCCGTCCCCGTCCCGAGTCGAACGCTTTAGTCTGGGTGGTCTTGCCCAACGCCGCCACCGCCGAACGGCGTCTGACCGAGTTGAACCTCTCGCAAGCCCGACCCACCGCCATCGAACTGCTCAACGCCTCCGCCGCCCGCCAAATCGCCCTTCTCCTCGACCTGCCCGCCCCAGCTCAGGACGACCCCCAAGCCCTGGCTTTGGTGGTGGGCGTCGAGGACAACGCCGACTCGGTGACCTGGCAACTCGATCGCCTGGTCGACGAGCTCAGCCGTACCGACAGCGAGTCCGCCACCAACCAACGGCCCGACGTGGCGACCCTACGCGACGACCGAGCCGGGCCGCTTTGGTCGATCCTGACCGAACTGACCGCCGCGCCCCTCGCGCCCGCACCCGGTTTGAACGAGGGAGCCCCCCTCCCTGAAACGCCCGCGGTATCGTTGGCCGCCAACCTGGTGCCCTCCCGAGTCGCCGAACTGGTCAGCAGGTTCGATCCCCGACGTTGGATGGTTCAAGCCCACGCCGGCGACGGCCTGGTGCGGGCCCACCTGATCGCCCCCGAGCCTCTGGAGGTGGTCCAACACGACGTCGAGCAGGCCCGGCGATTCGCGGTCGAGGCCAAAGGTAACCTGATCCTGCCCCGCTGCCCCACCGCCTGGAAGCCGACGCTCAACGTCTGGGGCGCGCCGCGACCCGATTGGGCCATCGCCCGCCAAATCAAACAAGCCCTCGATCCCCACCACCTGCTCAACCCCGGCCGCTTCATCGACCAGATTTGA
- a CDS encoding PEP-CTERM sorting domain-containing protein (PEP-CTERM proteins occur, often in large numbers, in the proteomes of bacteria that also encode an exosortase, a predicted intramembrane cysteine proteinase. The presence of a PEP-CTERM domain at a protein's C-terminus predicts cleavage within the sorting domain, followed by covalent anchoring to some some component of the (usually Gram-negative) cell surface. Many PEP-CTERM proteins exhibit an unusual sequence composition that includes large numbers of potential glycosylation sites. Expression of one such protein has been shown restore the ability of a bacterium to form floc, a type of biofilm.), whose product MIQRLFVVFSAVAVMLCSSSVAWAAPIPITNPSFESPVVGTDGNFGGVPTGWAAGPGTQRVYDFFAADFSSGVFGNQVLALGNTPNPSSILSQNTSVTVAPGIGYQMTVYVGRIAGQAPYVGGQLDLEILGGSATMGTAQTVTHTFLNSLTPGQLVPITFTRGFLPTTDPLIGTSVGIRFTSTLVQSVTTDPFSIQYGIVYLDNVALDTILPEPGTWALMAVASVFGTGYLVKRRRRSLAA is encoded by the coding sequence ATGATCCAACGACTTTTTGTTGTCTTCTCAGCCGTGGCTGTGATGCTTTGCAGCTCATCGGTTGCTTGGGCCGCTCCGATTCCCATTACCAACCCGAGCTTCGAGTCTCCAGTTGTTGGAACGGACGGTAACTTTGGTGGGGTTCCAACTGGCTGGGCAGCGGGCCCTGGAACTCAGCGAGTTTACGACTTCTTTGCTGCTGACTTCTCCTCCGGCGTATTTGGGAATCAAGTGCTTGCTCTCGGGAATACACCCAACCCATCAAGCATCCTCTCACAAAACACAAGCGTTACAGTGGCGCCTGGCATTGGCTATCAGATGACGGTCTATGTCGGCCGTATTGCGGGACAAGCGCCCTACGTTGGTGGCCAGTTGGATCTCGAAATCCTAGGTGGTTCGGCGACCATGGGGACTGCCCAAACTGTGACGCACACCTTCCTCAACAGCTTGACTCCTGGACAACTCGTTCCCATCACATTCACAAGAGGTTTTCTCCCGACAACTGACCCACTGATCGGGACGTCCGTTGGGATTCGATTTACTTCGACGCTTGTCCAGAGTGTTACTACAGATCCCTTCTCAATTCAATATGGTATTGTCTACCTGGACAACGTAGCTCTCGACACGATCCTCCCCGAACCTGGCACTTGGGCGCTGATGGCCGTGGCGAGCGTGTTCGGTACTGGCTACCTGGTCAAGCGTCGTCGCAGGTCGTTGGCCGCCTGA
- a CDS encoding (Fe-S)-binding protein, translating into MSQAPTTPHPQSPLPVELSPSSLLPPANADTPNTSAANAMPRFELGHSLPNPNAPARGSVTEPGIDLDWLNQKIDYRRFQECVHCGLCTASCPTYVVTGDENDSPRGRIHLMRSIVDGRLALSDPVRHHLDLCLDCRACETACPSGVQYAHLIEPFHIAMHRSAPPTHQPSWLRALMLRHLFPYANRVKLAMIPARIMQKLGLLDLAEKVGVTKLLPPTLRRMAAMVPDGLEAPQRFPEVAPPIGPKRATVAFLTGCVADAMYPGTNAATIRVLQHNGCEVHVPKGQTCCGAIHYHSGADQPALAQARANLRAFAPNRYDAIIVNAAGCGAMFKDYAHILPESDREAARAFVAKVRDIAEFLVELGPIPPTHPVNATVTYHDACHLRHGQQIERQPRQLLAMIPGLTLVPLEESELCCGAAGTYNLTQPEMSETLGRRKMSHIAATQADYVATGNVGCILQIARKIKETGAPMRCVHPIDLLDASYTGHSLPAPPKRSATS; encoded by the coding sequence ATGAGCCAGGCCCCCACCACCCCTCATCCCCAATCACCGCTCCCTGTGGAACTCAGCCCTTCTTCTCTCCTCCCCCCCGCCAACGCAGACACCCCAAACACCAGCGCGGCCAACGCCATGCCTCGGTTCGAGTTGGGTCACTCGTTGCCCAACCCCAACGCGCCGGCGCGGGGCTCGGTCACCGAACCAGGAATCGACCTCGATTGGCTCAACCAAAAGATTGACTACCGCCGCTTCCAGGAATGCGTCCATTGCGGCCTTTGTACGGCGAGTTGTCCCACCTACGTCGTCACTGGCGACGAAAACGACTCGCCCCGCGGCCGCATCCATTTGATGCGTTCGATCGTTGATGGCCGATTGGCATTGTCCGACCCGGTGCGTCATCACCTCGACTTGTGTTTGGATTGTCGCGCCTGTGAAACCGCATGTCCTTCCGGCGTGCAATATGCCCACTTGATCGAGCCGTTCCACATTGCCATGCACCGCTCGGCCCCGCCTACGCATCAACCCAGTTGGTTGCGTGCGCTGATGCTGCGACACTTGTTCCCTTATGCCAACCGTGTCAAGCTGGCGATGATTCCGGCTCGGATCATGCAGAAACTCGGTCTGCTCGACCTGGCCGAGAAGGTCGGCGTGACCAAACTCCTCCCCCCCACCTTGCGACGCATGGCCGCGATGGTGCCCGATGGCTTGGAAGCCCCGCAACGCTTCCCCGAAGTCGCGCCGCCGATCGGTCCCAAGCGAGCCACCGTCGCCTTCCTGACCGGCTGCGTGGCTGACGCCATGTATCCTGGCACCAATGCCGCGACCATCCGCGTGCTGCAACACAACGGGTGCGAGGTCCACGTGCCCAAGGGTCAAACCTGCTGCGGTGCGATCCATTACCACTCGGGAGCTGACCAACCCGCGTTGGCCCAGGCGCGGGCCAACCTCCGGGCGTTCGCCCCCAACCGTTACGACGCCATCATCGTCAACGCCGCCGGTTGCGGCGCGATGTTCAAGGACTATGCCCACATCCTCCCTGAGAGCGACCGCGAGGCCGCCCGCGCCTTCGTGGCCAAGGTCCGCGACATCGCCGAATTTCTGGTCGAGCTCGGGCCGATTCCCCCCACCCACCCCGTCAACGCCACCGTCACTTACCATGACGCCTGCCACCTGCGTCACGGCCAACAGATCGAACGCCAGCCCCGGCAACTGCTAGCGATGATCCCCGGCCTTACCCTCGTGCCCCTCGAAGAGTCGGAACTCTGCTGCGGCGCAGCAGGCACCTACAACCTCACTCAGCCCGAAATGTCGGAGACCCTGGGACGCCGCAAGATGAGCCACATCGCCGCTACCCAAGCCGATTACGTCGCCACCGGCAACGTCGGTTGCATCCTCCAAATCGCCCGCAAGATCAAAGAAACCGGTGCGCCGATGCGTTGCGTTCACCCCATCGATCTACTCGATGCCTCCTACACCGGCCACTCCCTGCCCGCGCCCCCCAAACGTTCTGCAACCTCCTGA
- a CDS encoding DUF2309 domain-containing protein, translated as MHHFVESIGARQSAETILNDAIQTCLLIPPLWDLRNFVAVNPFLGFASQPFSQAARVLTDRLDAQSLPVLADYQARWRMGEFGPEDLASAAARAGFDPTRLEAILEGRERMPLRPSLTPLTLAERIDQARGTDWRDQTTRAAARWCAVYASDGGRFVGVARQRLYPSWREFAQTDRSLEIGGLRGFRRWVGTLPETAEAALVELSQRHGLDGPERLARFHRLLGGLFGWASFLRRYAWERDPNDPGDVLDLLAILLALDVAVAECCGINTISSDSDAHHLTPRMVEDEAIRVLLQDAWEDGVARRLLGRLVAPPSRTEAKPNRPRVQAVFCIDVRSEPLRRHLEAVASDIETRGFAGFFGVALAWRSEGKTDARCPVLLKPGVTVEHRVATSELSNRPRAGAVAAQLQNAPASAFSFVEILGPAYGLKLTRDALALGDAGSSCCGEHTGGFQLDHAELSRQAQLDLAVGILQNMGFADRFARLILLCGHESHSANNPHAAGLDCGACGGHGGAINARVAAALLNDPAIRTGLVQRGWSLPSDTHFLPGVHDTTTDEVRLLDLERLPQSHRDDLERLAADLKEAGRRVRQERAADLGLANRPLSLLDRRFKRRAADWSEVRPEWGLARNCAFIAARRERTRGVNLEGRAFLHEYDAARDPEQSVLTLILTAPMVVASWINLQYFASTIDQATFGCGDKALHNRVGGLGVVLGNGGDLRGGLAVQSVHDAQGRWFHEPLRLQVVVEAPREKIERVLAAHPSVYDLVRGGWVRLFALDPNSDQLALYVPERGWEAWRCQDPAQARPAFSPDSTSR; from the coding sequence GTGCATCATTTCGTTGAATCCATCGGCGCGCGTCAGTCGGCCGAGACCATTTTGAACGACGCAATTCAAACTTGCCTGCTCATCCCCCCACTCTGGGATTTGCGCAACTTCGTGGCCGTCAACCCGTTTCTGGGATTCGCCTCGCAACCCTTTTCCCAGGCCGCGCGGGTTTTGACCGACCGGCTCGACGCCCAATCCCTGCCTGTTTTGGCCGACTATCAAGCCCGCTGGCGAATGGGAGAATTTGGGCCGGAGGATCTGGCCTCGGCCGCAGCGCGTGCTGGCTTCGACCCCACGCGACTGGAAGCGATCCTCGAAGGCCGCGAGAGGATGCCCCTGCGTCCCTCGTTGACCCCTCTCACTCTAGCCGAGCGGATTGACCAAGCGCGGGGGACTGACTGGCGAGACCAAACCACCCGCGCCGCGGCCCGCTGGTGCGCTGTCTATGCTAGCGACGGCGGACGGTTCGTCGGAGTCGCGCGGCAACGCCTTTACCCTAGCTGGCGCGAATTCGCCCAAACCGACCGCAGTCTGGAGATTGGAGGATTGCGCGGGTTCCGTCGCTGGGTTGGCACCCTGCCCGAGACCGCCGAGGCGGCCCTGGTCGAGTTGAGCCAACGTCACGGCCTCGATGGCCCTGAACGTCTCGCGCGGTTTCACCGTTTGCTCGGCGGCCTATTCGGCTGGGCCTCCTTCCTGCGTCGCTACGCTTGGGAACGCGACCCCAACGATCCCGGCGACGTTCTGGACCTGCTGGCAATCCTGCTGGCGTTGGATGTCGCCGTGGCCGAGTGCTGCGGAATCAACACAATCTCCTCAGACTCAGACGCTCATCATCTCACACCCCGAATGGTCGAGGACGAAGCGATTCGAGTTCTCCTGCAGGACGCCTGGGAGGACGGGGTCGCGCGTCGTCTTTTAGGACGCCTTGTAGCGCCGCCGTCACGAACCGAGGCCAAGCCGAACCGTCCCCGGGTTCAAGCGGTCTTCTGCATCGATGTGCGATCCGAACCATTGCGGCGTCACTTGGAAGCAGTCGCCTCCGACATTGAGACCCGCGGGTTCGCGGGCTTCTTCGGCGTGGCTTTGGCTTGGCGTTCCGAAGGGAAGACTGACGCGCGCTGTCCAGTGTTGCTCAAGCCGGGGGTGACCGTTGAGCATCGGGTAGCGACCAGTGAATTGTCGAACCGTCCCCGCGCCGGGGCGGTCGCCGCTCAACTTCAGAACGCGCCGGCTTCCGCCTTCTCGTTCGTCGAGATTCTGGGTCCGGCGTATGGTCTGAAACTCACCCGGGACGCTTTGGCGTTGGGTGACGCCGGTTCTTCATGCTGTGGCGAGCATACCGGTGGATTTCAACTGGATCACGCTGAACTTTCCCGCCAGGCTCAGCTCGATCTGGCCGTGGGTATTCTCCAGAACATGGGGTTTGCCGACCGGTTCGCCCGTCTGATCCTGTTGTGCGGCCATGAAAGCCACAGCGCCAACAATCCTCACGCCGCAGGTCTGGATTGCGGAGCCTGCGGCGGTCACGGCGGGGCGATCAACGCGCGGGTGGCCGCGGCTTTGCTCAACGACCCCGCCATTCGCACAGGGCTGGTCCAACGCGGTTGGTCGTTGCCGTCGGACACCCACTTCCTGCCTGGCGTGCACGACACCACGACCGACGAGGTGAGATTGCTCGATCTGGAACGGCTGCCCCAAAGTCATCGGGACGACCTGGAACGGCTGGCGGCCGACCTGAAGGAGGCGGGTCGGCGGGTTCGTCAGGAACGCGCGGCTGATCTCGGTTTGGCGAACCGTCCCTTGTCGTTGCTGGATCGTCGATTCAAGCGACGCGCTGCGGATTGGTCCGAGGTTCGTCCCGAGTGGGGACTGGCACGCAACTGCGCCTTCATCGCCGCGCGACGCGAACGCACCCGGGGCGTCAATCTGGAGGGACGCGCGTTCCTTCACGAATACGACGCGGCACGCGATCCGGAGCAGTCTGTTCTCACCTTGATCCTAACCGCGCCGATGGTGGTGGCCTCTTGGATCAACCTTCAATACTTCGCCTCTACGATTGATCAGGCCACGTTTGGCTGCGGCGATAAGGCGCTCCATAATCGAGTGGGCGGTCTAGGCGTCGTGCTGGGCAACGGCGGCGATCTGCGGGGAGGGTTGGCGGTCCAGTCGGTCCATGACGCTCAGGGACGCTGGTTCCACGAGCCCCTGCGGCTTCAGGTGGTGGTGGAAGCTCCTCGTGAGAAGATCGAGCGAGTTCTGGCCGCCCATCCTTCGGTTTACGACCTGGTGCGTGGGGGCTGGGTGCGTTTATTCGCCCTCGATCCCAACTCGGACCAACTGGCGTTGTACGTCCCGGAACGGGGATGGGAGGCTTGGCGATGTCAGGATCCGGCACAAGCTCGACCCGCGTTCTCTCCAGATTCCACCAGCAGATGA
- a CDS encoding ATP-binding protein, protein MESNRWHDRVGIIGLIYDDDNETARLDNVLVRRGLVVRIDQDDLEREAVIRGGASTGEPPSFDPDSPPRILRLDPQPFAGSRSKLGDLFEWRVDPRFLAIPLVRIVRRDQVLNPPWPTAEPIPPVRIRSDVDALLSQDACLARPDLLMEVLRETLRRLEQRRRDGLIARVSLEFQSDLNVLRWVAEGVLRLQSGVPLSSTQSRHLHLALLEIGGNAVEWGNRFRKECPVDLVWSWWRDRLEIEISDQGEGFDPSCLPHAAHADDPFLHLEIRQRLGLRDGGFGLMMARGLVDEFRIEQGGRRIVMIKRLDHHMTSASPSSPRSPVCCDRPRSGAVHDPRMS, encoded by the coding sequence GTGGAGTCGAATCGGTGGCACGACCGCGTCGGAATCATCGGACTGATCTACGACGACGATAACGAAACCGCCCGGCTGGACAACGTGTTGGTCCGGCGAGGCTTGGTGGTGAGGATCGACCAGGACGACTTGGAACGCGAGGCGGTTATTAGGGGGGGGGCCTCCACCGGCGAACCCCCGAGCTTCGACCCAGACAGCCCGCCTCGGATTCTGCGGTTGGATCCCCAACCATTCGCGGGGTCCCGCTCCAAGCTCGGAGATTTGTTCGAGTGGCGCGTCGATCCCCGATTCCTCGCCATTCCTCTCGTTCGGATTGTCCGACGCGATCAGGTTCTCAACCCACCCTGGCCCACCGCCGAGCCGATTCCACCGGTTCGAATCCGATCCGACGTGGACGCCTTGTTGTCCCAGGACGCTTGCCTCGCGCGGCCCGATCTCCTGATGGAGGTTCTCCGCGAAACGCTGCGACGATTGGAACAACGACGACGCGATGGCCTGATCGCCCGGGTCTCCCTGGAGTTTCAAAGCGACCTCAATGTGCTGCGCTGGGTGGCAGAGGGAGTTTTAAGGCTTCAAAGCGGCGTTCCACTCTCCTCGACCCAGTCCCGCCACCTTCATTTGGCGTTATTAGAGATTGGCGGCAACGCCGTAGAATGGGGCAATCGCTTTCGCAAAGAATGTCCGGTCGATCTAGTCTGGAGTTGGTGGCGCGATCGTTTGGAGATCGAGATCAGCGACCAAGGCGAGGGGTTCGACCCCTCCTGTCTGCCTCACGCCGCCCACGCCGATGATCCGTTTCTCCACTTGGAGATTCGCCAACGTCTGGGCTTACGCGACGGCGGGTTCGGTTTGATGATGGCCCGGGGACTCGTGGACGAGTTTCGAATCGAACAGGGAGGACGACGCATTGTGATGATCAAACGTCTCGATCATCATATGACCTCCGCTTCCCCATCTTCTCCAAGATCCCCAGTCTGTTGCGACCGGCCACGCTCTGGAGCCGTTCACGACCCCAGAATGAGTTGA
- a CDS encoding helix-turn-helix transcriptional regulator — translation MISSADQTDCVQPTLTPPASQSPVQSASPASPVQQARGETGSSASWTFLSNHAHVLLVLSRDPDIRVREVAQRVGITERAVQRIIADLEEGHYIERERHGRRNRYRIHAELPLRHPVESHRRVADLIQLILGS, via the coding sequence ATGATCTCTTCCGCCGACCAAACCGACTGCGTCCAACCGACCTTGACCCCACCCGCATCGCAGTCTCCAGTTCAATCCGCTTCCCCCGCGTCCCCGGTTCAACAGGCGCGGGGGGAGACGGGGTCCAGCGCGTCCTGGACGTTTTTGAGCAACCATGCCCATGTGCTTTTGGTCTTGTCCCGCGACCCGGATATCCGGGTCCGCGAGGTGGCCCAACGGGTCGGCATCACCGAACGCGCGGTGCAACGGATCATCGCGGATCTCGAGGAGGGCCACTACATTGAACGGGAGCGCCACGGGCGACGCAATCGTTATCGCATTCACGCTGAATTGCCACTCCGCCATCCGGTTGAGTCCCATCGCCGGGTGGCCGACCTGATTCAACTCATTCTGGGGTCGTGA